GCTTCGTCGAAGGGCAGAACCTCTTCGCTCCAGTGGGTATGGGTGCCCCTTTCGGGGTGAAAACCGGCGATGGGATTGAGGTCGAGGGACAGTATCTTCGATGCCGTGGCCTGGGCCTGTATCAAGGACCGTTCGATCAAGTTTTGCAGTTCACGCACATTTCCGGGCCAGGGGTAGTGCTTGAGGGTATCCACGGTGCCTGGCGGCACCCGGACATCTTTGGCGATCTTCATCTCACGGCATTTTCTGGAGATCAGATGATCCACAAGAGGGGGAATATCCTGGGGCCGCTGGCGCAACGGCGGAATCATGATCGGAAAGACATTGAGCCGGAACCACAAATCCTCACGAAACCGCCCCTGATGGACCATCTCCTCCAGATTGCGATGGGTGGCGCTGATGATGCGCACATCCACCGGCAGGACCTCCGTGCCGCCCACGCGCTCGATCTCCTTGTGCTGCAGCACCCGCAACAGTTTGACTTGCGCCTCGCGTGGCAACTCGCCGATTTCGTCCAGAAAGAGCGTACCGCCGTCGGCCCGCTCGAACCGACCGCGCTTCTGGGAAACGGCCCCCGTGAACGCCCCCTTCTCGTGGCCGAACAGCTCGCTGTCCAGCAGGCTCTCCGGCAAACCGCCGCAGTTGACCTTCACAAACGGGCCGTCTCTGCGCGGGGAGGCGGTGTGAACGGCGTTGGCCAGCAACTCCTTGCCCGTGCCGGTTTCTCCCAGGAGCAAGACCGGGCTTTCCAGGGGCGCCACCTGGCAGATCATCTCCATGACCCCTTTCAGCCCGAAATCGGCACCCACGATGGTGTCGCCCGAAGCGTGGCGCAACTCCCGGTGCAGATACCGGTTGTCTTCCTCGAGCATCTCTTTGAGCCGCAGGGTCTCTTGATGTTGCAGGCCGTTGGCCAGGGCAATGGCAAACGGTTCGTTGAGCCGGCTCATCATGCGGGCATGCCGTTCATGATAGCGGTGACTGCCGCGGGCCGCCAGAACGAGTTTTCCGATGCGCCGCTGTTCGACCTCCAAGTCGGTATGCAGCAGCGAGACGTCCTCGGGCCAGACCATGCGTACCAGGGGCGTCACTTCGGGCTCGATCGTACGCAGATCGTTGACCACACCGAACTTGGCCTCGGCCCGCCAATCGGTCATCAGCCGGTCGATGGCGCCTTCGGGAACGGCGATGGTTTCCGGTATCCGGGGCCAGCCATCCGGAACGATATGAGCGAGGGTACGCATCAGGTTCAAATCCGGATCGAACAGACCAATATGCAGGCCGTCGGCCGGTAACACCTCATGGAGAAATTCCAGGGTCCGGGTCAACGCCCGCTCGAGATTCAAACTGCTGCAGATCCTCAGTGTCGCTTCACGGAAAAAGATAGTATCGTCCACAGGCGTGCTTCCTCCCTCGTTGGTGATCCACATCGTCACATTTGACACATATTAAAACGGATGTCAAATATGACATCAAAAATCGGTTAAATTTGACATTTCCTCACCTCTTGCATTCATATCATTCTGTATTTCATAGATATATAAAATGGCATCCCGCATGCATAGGCTTATCCGCTCGGCCGGTGCTCACCGGTCGCACGACGAGATCGGCCGCCCCCGAAATGGCGGCTCCAATTAAGAGGTATGCCATGCAGTGGATCGAAATCATACACGTCCGTGCCTTCAACGAGGCAAGCAAAAAAAATGCGCTGGCCCTGGCTCGGGAACTGACCTTCAACGGTAAAACCCAGGCCTTGACGGCCGCAGCGCTCTGGATTCGCTCGGATCTGCCCACCGATATCAGCGTGATGCTGCGCTGGATAGAGGATGCCAAAGACCGGGCGTATTCCCAGGTCGGACTGCAGCTGGCCGAGGATTTCAGCCATTTTGGCTGGGTGACCCACTCCCTGTGGCAGGATGGCGGGTTGATGGTGGAATCGGGCGCACGCTAACTTTTAATTCTTTTCCGGGAGAAGTTAAATGGCACTGAATACCTATCGCAATGAACCCCTGCAATGGATAGCCGTTCTGTTGCTGTTCGCCGCGCCAATGGTCTGGTGCGGTTGTGACCGGGACAAAGGACGCCAGTCAGGACCTCCGCCCGTCCCGCAGGTCGGCACGGTCACCATTGAACCGCAGTCTGTCGAGTTGACCACCGAGTTGCCCGGACGCACTTCCGCCTACCAGGTGGCCGATATCCGACCCCAGGTGAACGGCATCATCCAGAAACGGCTGTTCAAAGAGGGCTCGGATGTCAAAACCGGCCAGCAGCTGTACCAGATCGATCCCGCTCTTTTCCAGGTCAAGTACAATTCGGCCAAAGCGTCACTGGCCAAAGCCCAGGCCAATCTGCCATCGATCCAGTCCAGGGCCGAACGCTACCGCGAACTGATTGCCGACAGGGCGGTCAGCCAGCAGGACGTTGACGATGCGGCCGCGGCCCTGGAACAAGCCAAGGCCGACATCGCGTATTGGCAGGCGGCCGTCGAAGCGGCGCGCATCGACCTGGCGTATACCCGCGTCAACGCACCCTTTTCAGGACGCATCGGCCGCAGTCATATCAAAACCGGAAGCCTGGTAACCGCCTATCAACCCCAGGCGCTGGCGACGTTGCAGCAGCTTGATCCCATCTACGTGGATGTGGTTCAATCCTCGGCCGAACTGCTGCGCCTGAGGCGCAACCTGGAAACCGGGCTGCTCAGCAGCGAAGCGGCCAGCCGCAAGAAGGTGCGCATCGTCTTAGAAGACGGCACGCCCTATCCCCTGGAAGGCACCTTACAGTTCTCCGATGTGACGGTGGACCCCACGACCGGCTCCTACTCGCTGCGGATCATCGTCCCCAATCCGGACCATATCCTGCTGCCCGGCATGTTCGTGCGGGCGATCGTCAGCGAAGGCATCGCCCCACAGGCCCTGCTGGTGCCCCAACAGGGCGTGAGCCGCACGCCCAAGGGAGAACCGGTCGCACTGATCGTCGACCCGGACAACACGGTCCAGCAGAGGGCGTTGACGCTCGATCGCGCCATCGGAGACCGATGGCTGATCGCATCGGGTTTGGCGGCCGGAGACCGGCTGATCATCGAAGGGATGCTCAACGTCCGGCCCGGTGCCAAAGTGGCCCCTGTTTCCATGGACAAAACCGGCGAGAAATCTGAAACGAATGCCGCAAGCGGCGCACCCGCGGGGTCGAAGAAGTAAAGGAGTCCCAACATGCTATCGAGATTCTTCCTGGATCGCCCGGTTTTTGCCTGGGTCATCGCCATCATCATGATGCTCGGCGGCGGACTGGCAATCTACAACCTGCCGATTTCCCAGTATCCGCCCATCGCCCCACCCTCCATTGCCATCGACGCCTTCTATCCGGGTGCCTCGGCCGAAACCGTGGAAAACAGCGTGATCCAGATCATCGAACAGAAGATGACCGGATTCGACAAACTGCTCTATATGACCGCCACCAGCGATGGATCGGGCGCCGGCCGCATCGAATTGACCTTTGCGCCCGGTACGGACCCGGACCTGGCCTGGTCCCAGGTCCAGAACAAGCTGCAACTGGCCATGTCCAGTCTGCCCGACGTGATCCAGCGCCAGGGTGTCAAGGTGAGCAAGTCCACCCGCAACTACCTGATGGTCATCGGCCTGATTTCAGAGGACGGCAGCATGAATGGCAACGATTTGCGGGACTATGCCCAATCCAACGTTGAGAAAGTCCTGGCGCGGGTGCCGGGCGTCGGTGAAGTGGAAAGCTTCGGCACCCAATATGCCATGCGCATCTGGCTCAACCCGGACAAACTGGTCGATTACAAGCTGACCATCGCAGACGTCATCGCAGGGCTGCAGGCCTATAATGTGGAGATTTCCGCGGGTCAATTCGGCGCGACCCCGGCCGTCAAGGGCCAGCGTTTGAACGCATCGATCATCGTTCAGAGCCTGCTCAAAACCCCTGAGGAGTTTGCCGCGATTCCGCTGCGCATCAACCTGGATGGCTCGATCGTGCGCGTGCGGGATGTGGCGCGAACGGAACTGGGCACCGAGCGCTATGACATCAATGCCCTGTTCAACGGCAAGGAGAACGCCGCCCTGGCCGTCCGCCAGGCCGCCGGCGCCAACGCGCTGGACACGGCCGACGCCATCCGGGTCAAAATGGCGGAGTTGTCCGAATACTTTCCGCCGGGTGTAAAGGTCATCTATCCCTATGACACCACTCCCTTCGTCAAGGTCGCCATCAAAGAGGTGGTCAAGACCCTCTTCGAAGCGATCCTGCTGGTGTTTCTGGTGATGTACCTCTTTCTGGGCAATATCCGCGCCACGCTGATCCCCACCCTGGCCGTGCCCGTGGTCATCCTGGGCACCTTCGCCGTGTTGGGTTTTTTCGGATTCTCCATCAACATGCTGACCATGTTCGCCATGGTTCTGGCCATCGGCCTGCTGGTGGACGACGCCATCGTCGTGGTGGAGAACGTGGAGCGGGTCATGCACGAAGAGGGGCTATCGCCCAGGGAAGCGACGCGCAAGTCCATGGACGAGATTACCAGCGCCCTGATCGGCATCGGCCTGGTGCTCTCTGCGGTGTTTGGTCCCATGGCCTTCTTCGGTGGCTCCACGGGCGTGATCTACCGCCAGTTTTCGGTGACCGTCATCGCGGCCATGCTGCTTTCGGTTCTGGTGGCCCTCATCTTGACCCCGGTATTGTGTGCCTCCCTGCTCAAAGCGCCGTCCGACGACAAAAACCCCCTGGCCAGAAGATTCTATCTCTTCAACTATTTTTTCTACCGCTTCAACCACCTGTTCGGCCTGGCCCGGGAGCGTTACCTGGCCGCCGTCGAGCGAATCCTCGGCCGAAGGCTGCGCTACCTGGTGGTTTACGTCCTGATCGTGGCGGTGCTGGCATTCCTGTTCCAGCGCATGCCCACCGCCTATCTGCCGGACGAAGACCAGGGGCTCATGTTTGTCCAGGCCCAGCTGCCGTCGGGCTCCACCGAGGAGCAGACCGAAGCCGTGATGGCCGAAGTCCGCGACTATTTGTTAAATGAGGAGAGCGATGTCGTCGCCACGGTGATGACCCTCTCCGGCCGGAGCTTTGCCGGGAACGGGCAGAACATGGGGCTGGGCTGGATCCGGCTCAAGGACTGGGAACTGCGCGAACGGCCGGAACTGAAAGTCAAAGCCCTGGCCAATCGATCGATGGCGCGCTTCGCCCAGATCCGCAACGCCAGGGTGTTTGCCTTCGCCCCGCCGGCGGTCACGGAGCTGGGCACCGCGGTCGGCTTCGATTTTCAACTGCAGGATCGCGGCGGGTTGGGACACGATAAATTGATGCAAGCCCGCAACCAGCTGCTCGGCATGGCCGCCCAGGATGACCGGCTCACCCGCGTGCGCCCCAACGGCATGGAAGATGTGGCCCAATACCGCATCGATGTGGACTGGGAAAAAGCGGGAGCCTTGGGGGTGCCCATCGACAGCATCCACAACACCCTCTCGGCGGCTTTCGGCAGCGCCTACGTCAACGACTTCATTCAGGGTGGACGAGTCAAGCGGGTCTATGTGCAGGCCGATGCACCCCATCGCATGCTGCCCAACGATCTGGAACGGCTCTATGTGCGCAACCGCGCCGGCGACATGACCCCTTTCACCGCCTTCGCCAGCGGATACTGGGCCTATGGATCGCCCAAACTCGAACGTTTCAATGCCTTTCCCTCCATGAACATCCAGGGCGAGGCGCCGCCGGGCAGAAGCACGGGTGAAGCCATGCAGGCCATGGAGGAGATTACGGCCAAGTTGCCCGAGGGCATTGGATTCGACTGGAGCGGCCTCTCTTATCAGGAGCGCATGGCCACATCCCAGACCGGCCTGCTCTATGCCTTTTCCATGATCGTGATTTTTCTCTGCCTGGCCGCCCTCTACGAAAGCTGGACCGTACCGATTTCGATCATGATGGCCCTGCCCCTGGGCGTGATAGGCGGCGTAGCGGCCTCCATGCTGCGGGG
This Desulfatitalea tepidiphila DNA region includes the following protein-coding sequences:
- a CDS encoding efflux RND transporter permease subunit, which encodes MLSRFFLDRPVFAWVIAIIMMLGGGLAIYNLPISQYPPIAPPSIAIDAFYPGASAETVENSVIQIIEQKMTGFDKLLYMTATSDGSGAGRIELTFAPGTDPDLAWSQVQNKLQLAMSSLPDVIQRQGVKVSKSTRNYLMVIGLISEDGSMNGNDLRDYAQSNVEKVLARVPGVGEVESFGTQYAMRIWLNPDKLVDYKLTIADVIAGLQAYNVEISAGQFGATPAVKGQRLNASIIVQSLLKTPEEFAAIPLRINLDGSIVRVRDVARTELGTERYDINALFNGKENAALAVRQAAGANALDTADAIRVKMAELSEYFPPGVKVIYPYDTTPFVKVAIKEVVKTLFEAILLVFLVMYLFLGNIRATLIPTLAVPVVILGTFAVLGFFGFSINMLTMFAMVLAIGLLVDDAIVVVENVERVMHEEGLSPREATRKSMDEITSALIGIGLVLSAVFGPMAFFGGSTGVIYRQFSVTVIAAMLLSVLVALILTPVLCASLLKAPSDDKNPLARRFYLFNYFFYRFNHLFGLARERYLAAVERILGRRLRYLVVYVLIVAVLAFLFQRMPTAYLPDEDQGLMFVQAQLPSGSTEEQTEAVMAEVRDYLLNEESDVVATVMTLSGRSFAGNGQNMGLGWIRLKDWELRERPELKVKALANRSMARFAQIRNARVFAFAPPAVTELGTAVGFDFQLQDRGGLGHDKLMQARNQLLGMAAQDDRLTRVRPNGMEDVAQYRIDVDWEKAGALGVPIDSIHNTLSAAFGSAYVNDFIQGGRVKRVYVQADAPHRMLPNDLERLYVRNRAGDMTPFTAFASGYWAYGSPKLERFNAFPSMNIQGEAPPGRSTGEAMQAMEEITAKLPEGIGFDWSGLSYQERMATSQTGLLYAFSMIVIFLCLAALYESWTVPISIMMALPLGVIGGVAASMLRGFPNDVYFQIGLLTVLGLTTKNAILIVQFAMGKIKEGMGLIEATLEGAKLRLRPIVMTSLAFGFGVLPLALASGAGAGAQTAIGTGVLGGMITSTFLAIFFIPLFYVVVVRLFQGKKADRSGENASKTVMPVEGH
- a CDS encoding efflux RND transporter periplasmic adaptor subunit, with product MALNTYRNEPLQWIAVLLLFAAPMVWCGCDRDKGRQSGPPPVPQVGTVTIEPQSVELTTELPGRTSAYQVADIRPQVNGIIQKRLFKEGSDVKTGQQLYQIDPALFQVKYNSAKASLAKAQANLPSIQSRAERYRELIADRAVSQQDVDDAAAALEQAKADIAYWQAAVEAARIDLAYTRVNAPFSGRIGRSHIKTGSLVTAYQPQALATLQQLDPIYVDVVQSSAELLRLRRNLETGLLSSEAASRKKVRIVLEDGTPYPLEGTLQFSDVTVDPTTGSYSLRIIVPNPDHILLPGMFVRAIVSEGIAPQALLVPQQGVSRTPKGEPVALIVDPDNTVQQRALTLDRAIGDRWLIASGLAAGDRLIIEGMLNVRPGAKVAPVSMDKTGEKSETNAASGAPAGSKK
- a CDS encoding sigma-54 interaction domain-containing protein produces the protein MDDTIFFREATLRICSSLNLERALTRTLEFLHEVLPADGLHIGLFDPDLNLMRTLAHIVPDGWPRIPETIAVPEGAIDRLMTDWRAEAKFGVVNDLRTIEPEVTPLVRMVWPEDVSLLHTDLEVEQRRIGKLVLAARGSHRYHERHARMMSRLNEPFAIALANGLQHQETLRLKEMLEEDNRYLHRELRHASGDTIVGADFGLKGVMEMICQVAPLESPVLLLGETGTGKELLANAVHTASPRRDGPFVKVNCGGLPESLLDSELFGHEKGAFTGAVSQKRGRFERADGGTLFLDEIGELPREAQVKLLRVLQHKEIERVGGTEVLPVDVRIISATHRNLEEMVHQGRFREDLWFRLNVFPIMIPPLRQRPQDIPPLVDHLISRKCREMKIAKDVRVPPGTVDTLKHYPWPGNVRELQNLIERSLIQAQATASKILSLDLNPIAGFHPERGTHTHWSEEVLPFDEAVAQMIRNALKLSNGKVIGAGGAAERLGLHPSTLRGKMRKLNIRPSQTKRAIK